The window TTGGCGGTGCGGCCGTCGGCTGAGGCCTCGGCCAGGACGTAGCCGCCGCGTGCCACGCCGGCGGCAGAACCGAAGGTGTCACCCTCGGCCTCTGACGTTCCGCGGGCGTAGGTGGGGATGTTCTGGCGGGTCAGCACGATCCCGGCAGGGTTTGCGTGGTTCTCGAGCATGACCTTCCAGGCTGCCGCGACCTCATTGGCGTCGCCGGGCCGGACAACATCCAGCCCCGGGATGGCGCGGAGAGCGGCCAGCTGCTCCACCGGCTGGTGCGTTGGTCCGTCTTCGCCGAGCCCGATTGAGTCGTGGGTCCAGACGTAGAGGGACGGGGCACCCATGAGGGCGCCGAGCCGGATGGCCGGGCGCTGGTAGTCGCTGAAAATCAGGAAAGTGCCGGAGAACGCGCGGGTGCGCCCGTGCAGGCTGATGCCGTTGACGATCGAGGCAGCGGCGTGTTCGCGGATGCCGAAGTGCAGCACGCGGCCGTAGGGGTTTCCCTTCCACGCCGCCGTGGACCGGGAGACCGGAATGAAGGAGGGCGAACCCTCGATCGTGGTGTTGTTGGACTCGGCGAGGTCGGCCGAACCGCCCCACAACTCCGGCATGACCGGGGCGATTGCGTTCAAGACCTTGCCGGACGCTGCGCGGGTCGAGACGTCCTTGCCGGCTTCGAACACCGGCAGTGCGGAATCGAGTCCGGCCGGGAGCTTGCGCGCTTCAACGCGCTCAAGCAGCGCGGCGGCCTCGGGGTTCCCGGACTGCCACGCCTCAAAGGCCTGCTGCCATTCGCTGCGCGCAGCCGCGCCGCGGTCCGCAGCTTCGCGGGCGTGGGCCAGAACCTCGTCGTCGACCTGGAAGGTGCGCTCCGGGTCGAAACCGAGGATGTTCTTCAGTGCGGCGACTTCCTCGGCGCCGAGGGCGGAGCCGTGGATCTTGCCGGTGTTCTGCTTCTTCGGGGCCGGGTAGCCGATGATGGTGCGCAGCGAAATGATGGACGGCTTGCCCGTCTCAGCCTTGGCCGCGACAAGTGCGGCGTGGAGCTCCTGCACGTCTTCCTTGTATTCACCGGTGCGGGTCCAGTCCACACGCTGGGTGTGCCAGCCGTAGGCCTCGTAGCGCTTCAGGACATCCTCGGTGAAAGCGATGTCGGTGTCGTCCTCAATGGAGATGTGGTTCTCGTCGTAGATAACCACGAGGTTGCCGAGCTCCTGGTGCCCGGCGAGAGAGGAAGCCTCAGCCGTGACGCCTTCCTGCAGGTCGCCGTCGGAGGCGATAACCCAGACGGTGTGGTCGAACGGGCTGGTGCCGGGGGCGGCATCAGCGTCGAACAGGCCGCGTTGGCGGCGCTGGGAAAATGCGAAGCCAACGGCCATGGCCAGGCCCTGGCCGAGCGGGCCCGTGGTCACTTCCACGCCCGCGGTGTGCTTGTACTCCGGGTGCCCCGGAGTCAATGAACCCCACGTGCGCAGCGCCTCAAGGTCGGACAGTTCCAGACCGTAGCCGGAGAGGAAAAGCTGGATGTAGAGCGTAAGGGAGGTGTGGCCGGGGGAGAGGACAAACCGGTCGCGTCCCAGCCAGTCAGGGTTCTTCGGGTCGTGCCGCATCAGCTTGTGGAAGAGAAGGTACGCGGCCGGAGCCAGGCTCATGGCGGTCCCGGGGTGCCCGTTGCCGACCTTCTCCACGGCGTCCGCGGCGAGGACGCGGATGGTGTCCACGGCGCGGTCGTCCAAGCTGGTCCATGACAGTTCTTGCTCTTCCAAATGTGGCACGAAAACCGGGCCCCTCTCTGTGCTGACGGCGGGCGGTAAGGGCAGTCCCGTCCGGGGCACAGTGTGGTGCCCGCTGCGGTACGTCCCAGCCGTTCACCATCGAAACGTTGATCTATCCTTCAGCCGCGAATGGGCATCTGCGGTAATAGCGGATGGACACCTCAGACAGTGGGACCGCCGCTGTGGCCGTCCCGTGCGCGCTGATCTGCAGACAGCTTAGCCCCATTCGCCCGGGCAGGCGCGGTATATCTCACCAAATGGACCGGATTTCGCCCTCGAGTGAACCGCCGGCCGCCGGGTCGGCTGTGAGCACTCGTTAATCTGAGTGACCTCCGGGAGCGGTATGATGGGTCGTGGCTACCAACGGGGGCGGGAACACGGCTGTGCGCTGCTCGTGGACCTTTGCGAAAAGCAACCCGTGTTGCGAAAACAAGCCGGACTGAACAGCCAGACAGAACAGAGTGACTGCCACCGTGAGCACAACACATACGCCGCTGACCGCTTCTCTTCCGCGCGGACGGGCCGGCTTCGCCCGCAAAGCCAAGGCCTACCTGGCGCTCACTAAACCCCGCGTCATCGAGCTGCTGCTCGTCAGCACCCTGCCTACCATGATCTACGCCGAGCGTGGCTTCCCATCCATCGGCCTGATCCTGGCGACCCTCGTCGGCGGCGCCTTCGCCGCCGGCAGCGCAGGAGCGTTCAACTGTTACATCGACCGGGACATCGATAAACTCATGCACCGCACCGAGAACCGGCCGCTGGTCACCGGTGAGGTCACGCCCCGGGAAGCGCTGGTGTTTTCCTGGCTGCTGGGCGCGGCGGCAATTGCCATTCTCTGGTTCGGGGCCAACCCGCTCGCAGCGTGGCTGGGGCTCGGGGCGATCGTCTTCTACGTGGTCATCTACACCATGATCCTCAAACGACGCACCGCACAGAACATCGTCTGGGGCGGCGCCGCCGGGTGCTTCCCCGTGCTGATCGCATGGGCCGCGGTGACCAACACCGTCGAGTGGCCCGCCGTCGTGCTTTTCATGGTCATTTTCCTCTGGACACCGCCGCACTACTGGCCGTTGTCCATGCGCTACGGCGAGGATTACCGCAACGCCAAGGTCCCGATGCTCGGTGCGATCGCCGGCGCCAAAGTCGTATCCGTTCAGGTGGTCCTGTACGCATGGGCCATGGTGGTGTGCTCGCTGCTGCTGATTCCGGCGGGCGGCGCCGGGTGGGTCTACACCGCCACCGCCGTACTCGCCGGAGCCTGGTTCCTCTACGAATCGCACGCCCTCTACAACCGGGCGCAGGCCGGGGACGTGTCCAATAAGGGAGCCATGAAAGTCTTCCATGGCTCGATCAGCTACCTGACCCTGCTCTTCCTCGCCCTCGCGGTTGATCCGTTCGTCGGTTCCGCCATCATGGGAAGCTGACCGGCTTCCAGCAAACAACAACGCTTTGTGTGATCCCTACTTCACCGGGCTGCTGCGGGCGAGGTCGGCTGCGTTGACAGCCGCGCTCATGAGAAGTGCCGAGCCGAGCATGTGGGCGGCGACCAGAAGCGCCGGGATGCCGTTGTAGTACTGCGTGAAACCGATGACGGCCTGCAGCACAGTGACGCCCAGCAGCAGAGCGACGGCGGTGCGGAACGCACCCGAAATCCTGCCCCGCACTACGAGGAACACCGCGAACAGCGCCCCGGCTGTCACCAGGTAAGCCGGAACCGCGTGGATGTGCGAGAACAGGTCCCAGTCCAGGTCGTTGCGGGGGGCGTCGGCGTCGCCAGCGTGCGGACCTGCGCCGGTGACCACCACACCCAGGCAGACCGCCACGGCGGAGAACAAGGCAACGGCAGTCGTCAGCGGACGCGCCACACCCGGCAGGGCCGCGAGTTCGGCGGTGCGGAACTTCCCGGTCCGGCCGAATGCGCGGTTGACCAGCAGCGTGGCCACCACCACGAGGGCCATGGAGACCAGGAAATGCAGGCCCACCACCCACGGGTTGAGCTGGGTCAGCACGGTGATGCCGCCGATCACGGCCTGCGCCGGGATGCTGGCGAGCAGGGCCAGGGCCAGCAGGAAAAGGTCGCGGCGTTCCCGGCGCAGATTCCACAAGTACACCAGCATGGCAACGGCGACGGCGGCCAGCGCGAACGTCAGCAGCCGGTTGCCGAATTCGATGATCCCGTGGATCCCCATTTCCGGGGTATTCACCAGCGAGGAGTCCGTGCACCGCGGCCACGTGGGGCAGCCCAGGCCCGAGGCGGTGAGACGGACGGCGCCGCCGGTGACGATCAGGAGGGTCTGGCCGATCAGGGACAGCACCGCCAGCCGCTTGACCGCCGTATTAACGGTGTCAGGCAGCCACGGGATGGTGCGGGAAGTGGTCCGGGGTGTGCGGGAGGCCGTACTCACAGTTTTCTCAATTCCATTTGAACCAGCGGGTTGCTGCGGTGCCGGCGACTGCCGTCCAGAGCAGCAGGACAAGGACCGGGGCGGGGTGGACGCTGCCGGAAAGAAACGCGTCCCGCAGGGCCTGCCCCAGGGCCCCGGACGGGAGGAAGTGCACGACGTCCTGCAGGAGGGCAGGGAGCCGCTCGGCCGGAATCACGATGCCGCCGAGGGCGCCGAGCAGGATCCAGAGCAGGTTGGTGATGGCAAGGGTGGCCTCCGGGCGGACGGTTCCGGCGACGAGCAGGCCCAGCGCGGTGAACGCCGCGGCGCCCAGCACCAGCACGGCTAGCCCGGGAACCCAGCCCGCCGGCTCGGGCTGCCAGCCCAGCAGGAGGGCTGCCGCCGTGACGACCAGTACCTGCAGTGCCAGGACGGCGAGGACCGCGAGAATCTTCCCCGCCATCAGGCCCGTCCGGCCCAGCGGGGTCGTCGACAGGAAGCGCAGGACCCCGTACCGGCGGTCAAACCCGGTGGAGATGCCTTGGCCGGTGAAGGCGGTGGACATGGCACACAGCGCGAGGATGCCCGGCACCGCAACGTTGATCCGGCTCGACCCGAAACTGTCCAGCAGGGGGGTCACGGTCAGGCCCACCATGGCCAGGAGCGGCAGGACGATCGCCAGGATCAACTGCTCGCCGTTCCGGAGCATGGTGGCCGTCTCGTATTTGCCCTGCTGGAGGATGCGGCGCAGCAACGGCGCGGGGGCGCTGCCAAGGGGGCGGACCGGCGGCGCGCTGCCGGCCGGTACGTTCCCTACTGCGGCACTGTCGCGGGTCATCGAATTTCCCTTCCGGAGATGTCGAGGAACACGTCTTCCAGGCTGCGGGCCTCCAGGCTCAGTGAGCGCGGCATGATGCCCCGGGATGCCCACTCCGCAGTGATCGCGGCAAGGTCTGCCGCGGTCATGGCGCCGGTGGCGGCGTAGCTGCCCGCCCGCGCCTCGGTGACGGTGACGCCGTCGGCCAGCACCCCGGTGAAATCGAGGCCGGGCTCGGTCTCGAACAGCAGCGTGCGGACGTGCTGCTCGCCGGCGCCGGGCGGCAGGGGGTGCTGCAGGAGCTGGGCCACCGTTCCTTCGGCAACGTTGCGGCCGGCGTCGATGATGTAGACGTAGTCCGCCAGCCGCTGGGCGTCGTCCATGAGGTGGGTGGTCAGGATGATCCCCATCCCGCGGTTCCGGAGCTCGGAGATGAGCTCAAACACCAGTTGGCGTGACTGCGGATCCAAGCCGGCGCTGGGCTCATCCAGGAACAGCACTTCGGGATTGCCCACCAGGGCGGCGGCAAGGGCAAGCCGCTGTTTTTGGCCGCCCGAGAGCCGCCGCACCGAGGTCCGGCTGAAAGCGTCGATGCCGAGCCGTTCGATCAGTTCCTCGACCGGCCACGGGTCCTGGTACATGCCGGCCACATGCCTGAGCAGGGGGACGGGACGCGCCGACGGCGGGAGCCCGCCGTCCTGGAGCATCACCCCGACGCGGGCCCGCAGCCCCGCCCCGGCCGTGTCCGGGTCCTCACCCAGAAGGCTGATGCTGCCGGAAGTGCGCTTCTGCAGCCCCTGGGCGCATTCGATGGTGGTGGTTTTGCCTGCGCCGTTGGCCCCCAGCAGGGCCGTGACCTGTCCGCGTTCGGCTACGAGGGAAAGCCCGCTGACCACCCGCAGCATTTTGCCGTCGAGAGTGGGCAGTGGACCAACATCCTTGACTAGCCCGCTGATGGTCAGGACGGGGGATTCGGGGGATCGCACCACAGCATTCTACGTGATGTAGTACGTCCTGTTCGGGCCGGAGGATAGTCATGCCTTACTGGATGCGGGGACTAAATTAGGACATGATTGTGTTGTGTATTCCATGAGCTCTCCTTCTGTTGCCCTCGCCGGG is drawn from Micrococcaceae bacterium Sec5.8 and contains these coding sequences:
- a CDS encoding ABC transporter permease encodes the protein MTRDSAAVGNVPAGSAPPVRPLGSAPAPLLRRILQQGKYETATMLRNGEQLILAIVLPLLAMVGLTVTPLLDSFGSSRINVAVPGILALCAMSTAFTGQGISTGFDRRYGVLRFLSTTPLGRTGLMAGKILAVLAVLALQVLVVTAAALLLGWQPEPAGWVPGLAVLVLGAAAFTALGLLVAGTVRPEATLAITNLLWILLGALGGIVIPAERLPALLQDVVHFLPSGALGQALRDAFLSGSVHPAPVLVLLLWTAVAGTAATRWFKWN
- a CDS encoding ABC transporter ATP-binding protein; this encodes MRSPESPVLTISGLVKDVGPLPTLDGKMLRVVSGLSLVAERGQVTALLGANGAGKTTTIECAQGLQKRTSGSISLLGEDPDTAGAGLRARVGVMLQDGGLPPSARPVPLLRHVAGMYQDPWPVEELIERLGIDAFSRTSVRRLSGGQKQRLALAAALVGNPEVLFLDEPSAGLDPQSRQLVFELISELRNRGMGIILTTHLMDDAQRLADYVYIIDAGRNVAEGTVAQLLQHPLPPGAGEQHVRTLLFETEPGLDFTGVLADGVTVTEARAGSYAATGAMTAADLAAITAEWASRGIMPRSLSLEARSLEDVFLDISGREIR
- a CDS encoding heme o synthase, whose amino-acid sequence is MTATVSTTHTPLTASLPRGRAGFARKAKAYLALTKPRVIELLLVSTLPTMIYAERGFPSIGLILATLVGGAFAAGSAGAFNCYIDRDIDKLMHRTENRPLVTGEVTPREALVFSWLLGAAAIAILWFGANPLAAWLGLGAIVFYVVIYTMILKRRTAQNIVWGGAAGCFPVLIAWAAVTNTVEWPAVVLFMVIFLWTPPHYWPLSMRYGEDYRNAKVPMLGAIAGAKVVSVQVVLYAWAMVVCSLLLIPAGGAGWVYTATAVLAGAWFLYESHALYNRAQAGDVSNKGAMKVFHGSISYLTLLFLALAVDPFVGSAIMGS
- the tkt gene encoding transketolase, which produces MEEQELSWTSLDDRAVDTIRVLAADAVEKVGNGHPGTAMSLAPAAYLLFHKLMRHDPKNPDWLGRDRFVLSPGHTSLTLYIQLFLSGYGLELSDLEALRTWGSLTPGHPEYKHTAGVEVTTGPLGQGLAMAVGFAFSQRRQRGLFDADAAPGTSPFDHTVWVIASDGDLQEGVTAEASSLAGHQELGNLVVIYDENHISIEDDTDIAFTEDVLKRYEAYGWHTQRVDWTRTGEYKEDVQELHAALVAAKAETGKPSIISLRTIIGYPAPKKQNTGKIHGSALGAEEVAALKNILGFDPERTFQVDDEVLAHAREAADRGAAARSEWQQAFEAWQSGNPEAAALLERVEARKLPAGLDSALPVFEAGKDVSTRAASGKVLNAIAPVMPELWGGSADLAESNNTTIEGSPSFIPVSRSTAAWKGNPYGRVLHFGIREHAAASIVNGISLHGRTRAFSGTFLIFSDYQRPAIRLGALMGAPSLYVWTHDSIGLGEDGPTHQPVEQLAALRAIPGLDVVRPGDANEVAAAWKVMLENHANPAGIVLTRQNIPTYARGTSEAEGDTFGSAAGVARGGYVLAEASADGRTAKAQVILIGTGSEVQLAVEAREALQAQGIPTRVVSMPCVEWFNAQDAAYREAVLPAAVKARVSVEAGLALGWKEFVGDAGRSISLEHFGASADYKRLFQEFGITAEAVAAAARDSLAGLKA
- a CDS encoding COX15/CtaA family protein encodes the protein MSTASRTPRTTSRTIPWLPDTVNTAVKRLAVLSLIGQTLLIVTGGAVRLTASGLGCPTWPRCTDSSLVNTPEMGIHGIIEFGNRLLTFALAAVAVAMLVYLWNLRRERRDLFLLALALLASIPAQAVIGGITVLTQLNPWVVGLHFLVSMALVVVATLLVNRAFGRTGKFRTAELAALPGVARPLTTAVALFSAVAVCLGVVVTGAGPHAGDADAPRNDLDWDLFSHIHAVPAYLVTAGALFAVFLVVRGRISGAFRTAVALLLGVTVLQAVIGFTQYYNGIPALLVAAHMLGSALLMSAAVNAADLARSSPVK